The Vulcanimicrobium alpinum sequence ACCGTCGACGCGCGCCTGCTGCTCGAGGAGGTCGAGGCGATCTGGTCGCGCCTGCCGTCGGACGCGCCGCCGATCGTGCGCATCTATCTGTACGTCTTCCGCGTGCTGATGCGCAGCTACGTCGGCGAGTTCGAGAGCGCGCTCGCGTTGGTCGACGAGTTTCGCGCGCAGATCGCGGCGCCCGACGTTCCGTCGACGCGGATGCACGGCTGGCTGCTGTACCTGCGCTCGCTGATGACGGCGCGCCTGGGCCGCACCCGCGAAGCGGAGCGCGATCTCGAAGCGGCGTGGCCGTTCGTCAAAGCGATGCACATCATGGCGTCCGGGACGCTGCTGACGCTCGGCGCCGACATCGCGCGCGTCCGCGGCGACCGGGCGACGGAAAAAGAACGAATCGACCGCGCGATCGAACACGTCCGCAAGACCAGCTTCAGCAACTTCATCGCGTTCGACGAAGCCGAGGCAACGTTCGGCGCGTGGCTGGCGGCCGACGAAGCCGACTACACCCAGCATGCGTTCGCGCTCGAGGTCGAGGTCGAGCGCGAAGGGGTGCGCGGGTTCGCATTCTTCTCCGCCTGCGTGCGCGGTCACGAACGTTCTCCCCAGCAGGCCGATCACGTGAAGTGGGTCGCGTGCGGCTACCTGATCAAAGCGGCGAACGCCGACGACGCCGCGACCGCGCTGCGCTGCGCGGACCTCGCGCGCGAGGCGGCGGCGTCGTATCGCGCGCCGTTCATGCAGGTGCTCGCCGCGCTCGCGGTCGCCGAACTCAACCCGTCGCGACGCCGCGCGCTGCACGCCGAGGCCGCCGCCTTCGGCGCGCGCATCGACGCGCCGGAGCTCCACGCGGCGATCGCGTCGATCGCGCGCGGCGAAGTCGGCGGTTTTCTGGCACCGTTCGTCAAGCGCTACCGCCGCGAAGGCGCCGACGCCTCGCGCACGGGGATCGCCGTCGAACTCGTCACGGGTCGCGTGCTGCGTAACGGCGAGGCGGTGACGCTCGCCGAGCGCGAGCACGCGTTGCTCACCGCGGTCGCGATGCGTCCCGACGCCGTCTCGCGCGAACGGCTCACCGACCTGCTGTGGCCCGATCTCTCGGAGAGCGCGGCGCGCAACGCCTTCCACGTCTGCCTGCACCGCCTCAAAGCACGGCTCGGCAACGAGAACGCGGTGGTGCGCACGCGCGACGGCTACCGGCTGGGCAACGACGTGCGCGTCGACCTGTGGGACATCGACCGCAGCGTCGGCATGCTGCGTACGGCCGGCGGCGTCGACCGGCAGCAGGCCGTCGCCCTGCGGGGCCTCTACGATCGCCTGCGCGCGCAGCGGCCGGCGAAGTTCGACAGCTGGGAATGGTTCGAGCCGACCGAACGGCACCTGCGCGAACTGCGCTGCGAAGTCGCGCAGGCGCTGGCGAAACACGCGTTCGACCAGGGCCGCACGCAGGACGCGCTTGCGCTGTGTCACGAGATGATCGCGTACGATCCGTGCGACGAGCCCGCGCGCGAGATCGCGATCCGCGCCTACCTCGAAGCCGGCGACCGCGCCGCCGCGCTGCGGCATTTCCGCCAGTATCGCGACGTGCTGATGGCGGAGCTGCAGTGCGAACCCTCCGATTCGCTCGCGCAACTCGTCGGCGCGACGGCCTGACGAATGCGGCTCAGTCCGTCTCGCGCGCGTTGAGATCGACGAGTTCGCCGTTGATCCCGGTGCCGCGGTCGCTGGCGAGGAACGCGAGTACGTCGGCGACCTCCTGCGGCGTCGCGGCCGCCTTGAAGTCGTCCTCGGAATAGTACGGCCGCGTCTCGGGCGTCTGCACGCCGCCCAGGACGACGGCGTTCGCGACGATCCCGTCGGCTTTGTGTTCGCGCGCGATCGCCCGCATCAGGATGTTGACGGCGGCCTTGGCCGCGCCGAAGAGCCCGCGGCCCGGCGCCGGATCGCGTGACGATCCGGCCGTGACGACCACGATGCGACCGCGCGAGCGGGCGCCGTCGCGATAGGGCTGCGCGAGCATCGCGCGCAGCGCGGGGATGCTGAAGTTGTAGGCGGTTTCGGCAAAGGCGGCGAGGTTGTGCCGAAGGTCGTCGAGGGTCGATTCGACGAGGCGCGATGTGCGCGCGTCACCGGCGAGGCTGACCGCCGCGTCGATCCGGCCGAAGCGCTCGACGCAGCCGGCGATCGCCGCCGCCGCCTGCTCCGGCGCGTTGAGATCGGCGACGAACGGGATCGCGGCGGCGCGCTCGTCGCCGTCGAGCACCGCGTCGATCGCGGTGCGCGCGCTCTCAAGCGAACGCGAAAGCACCAGCACACGCGCACCTTCGCGCACGAGCGCGGCGAGGGTCGCTTTGCCGACGCGGCCCGTTCCGCCCGCCAGCACGATCGCGTCACCGTCGAAGAGCATGGGTCACTCGTTTCTTTCCGGCCGGCGCGGCGGCGCGAAAACAGTCGGCACTGTGGTCGTCGACGACGCCGACCGCCTGCAGCAGCGCGTAGACGATCGACGATCCGACGAAGCCGAAGCCGCGCTTGCGCAAATCTTTGCTGATGCGGTCCGAGAGCTCGGTGCGCGCTGGAACCTCGTCGCGCGTCCGCGGGCGATTCACGATCGGCGTGCCGTCGACGAACGACCACAAATACGCGTCGAACGATCCGCACTCGCGCTGAACCGCGAGAAACGCTTTCGCGTTGGCGATCGACCAGCGGACCTTCGCCGCGTTCCGCACGATGCCGGCGTCATTCATCAGGCGCGCGACATCGCGATCGCCGAAACGCGCGACGTTCGCCGGATCGAAGCCGCGGTACGCGGCGCGGTAGGCGTCGCGCTTACGCAGAATCGTGTTCCACGACAAACCCGCCTGCGCGCCTTCGAGGATGAGGAACTCGAAGAGCCGCAGGTCGTCGTGTACGGGCACGCCCCACTCGCCGTCGTGATAGATCACGTCGAGTGGATCGGTCGCCCACGCGCAGCGAATCGGCATCGCCGCTCACAACCGCGCCGCACGCGGAGCGGTTGCCGTGCAGGCGGGCGGGCGGCCGGCGCACCGGCGGCATGCGACCGCGTTACATCCGCCGGCCGGACGCGTAGCATGCGTGGGCGACGGCCGATGTGCCGCGCAAGGGAGAGGGCGCCATGCTCGCACAAGATGGATCGTCATCGCCGTGGTCGTTATCGTCGTGATCGCGGCCGCGGTCGTCATCGCGCAGCGCCGTCGCTCGCAAGGTTTGCGCGAACGATTCGGTCCGGAATACGATCGCACCGCGCAGGAGATGGGTTCGCCGCGGCGAGCGGAAGTTGAACTCGCGCGCCGCGAGAATCGCTACCGATCGCTGGACATCCGGCCGCTCACGCCCGGCGCGCGCGATCGCTACGCCGAGTCGTGGCGCGCGGTGCAGGCGAAGTTCGTCGACGATCCGGGCGCTGCCGTGACCGACGCCGACCGCCTGGTAAACGAAGTGATGCGTGACCGCGGCTATCCGGTCGACGACACGGCGCATCGATGGACGATCTCTCCGTCGAGCACGCGCGCGTGCTCGACAACTACCGCACCGCTACCGCAATCGCACAGCGCAATGCGCGTGGCGAGGCGACGACCGAAGAAATGCGCCAGGCGCTGGTTTCGTACCGCGCGCTGTTCAACGATTTGCTCGGCACCGATCCCGTGCAGAGCGGAACCGTCGAAGGCCGCATCGTCGAACCGGCCGCGCCGAGGACGCACAGGAAGTACGCTCATGAACGACCGCGCCAACCTGGGGACCGACGACGACCGCCGCAGCGCCGACCACGACTGCGACCGCCGACCAGCGCATCCCGACCGAACGCGGCGATGTCGCGGACGCCGCGGCGCAGGCGCAGAGCACGGACGGCGGCGACGTGGAACTGCTCCCGAGCGACGCACTCAATGATTTCCGCACGCGCTGGGACCGCGTCCAAGTGATGTTCGTCGACGAGCCGCGCGACGCGGTCCAGCAAGCACACGATCTCGTCGACGAGGTCGTCACCCGGCTCACCGAGCGTTTCTCGAAGCAGCGCGAGGGCCGGATGGGACCGGGACGCGGGCGAGGACGTCTCGACCGATGGCCTGCTCATCGCGCTCCAGCGCTACCGCTCGTACTTCGACCGCCTGCTCTCCGCGTAACGGCCGGCTCAGTCGCCCGGGTTTTTTAGAGTTCTTTCACATTCGGCACCTACGGTCGTTCCATGACGCTGAACGACCGTAGGAGCCGCCGATGATTCGCGATGTTCGCCCGCTCGTCGCCGCCGTGTTCATCCCGGCGGCGATTGCACTCGCCTCCTGCTCCGGGGGCGGCGGTTCCGGCCCGTCCCCGGCAACGATCCCGAACACGCCCGCCGCGAGCGCGATGCAGAGCACGCGCGGGACCGCAACGACGACGTCTTCGGCGCAGACGCCGGGCGACGCCGGCTCGATCCTGCAGACGCTGCACAAGATCACCACGATCGGATCGACGGTCGATCCGATCAACGGCGATCAGAATCCCTACGGCCTGACGATCGCGCCGATCACGAAGGGCTTGCTGCAAGCCGGCGATCTCGTGATCTGCAACTTCAACGACGCCGCCAACGTGCAGGGCAACGGCACGACGATCGAAGCGCTGCACCCGGTGCCGGGTTCGACGCCGCTGCACATCGCGCAGAATGCGGCGCTGCTCGGCTGCGACGCGCTGGCACTGAGCTCAGGCGACGGTATCTGGGCCGCCGCGTTCGGCGCCAACGACAACCCGATCGTCTCGGCGACCGGCGCACTCGTCACCGCGATCGCAAGCGGTCCGTGGCACCATCCGTGGGGCCAGGCGTTCAGCGCGACGGCCGGACCGTTCGGCGCATCGGGCGCGTTCTACGCCAGCAACGCGGGCGACGGCAGCATCGTGCGCATCGACCTGAATCCGGGCAAACCGTTCGCGTTCGACGTGATCGCGACGGGCTTTCCGGTCAACGGCGGCGCACCCGGCAGCATCCTCGCGCCGTCGGGGCTGACGTACGATCCGAACGGCGACCGCCTGTACGTGATCGAC is a genomic window containing:
- a CDS encoding BTAD domain-containing putative transcriptional regulator, with protein sequence MPLDATAASETSSDLLRTSLLERVRAARPSIVSLVAPAGFGKSTLVRQLLAEIPAVAVCNCAGVTSDVELARRIVPALADETQERSANLAQSETMLGDGHASAAERVEVALAAWRVRTHPSAFVFENAEDAIRDPGAREFLARLLANRPEPRTVVICSRESPRMHLSRFAPPHQILTLRANDLAFTGEEIAAIFAPIDARPEVVERVRQISAGWPIAVLLLARFAHEGRLDALLDKLDDIAYEELHEYLADQVLGTASPAITDGLLTCAAIPNANERDVRLAFACNDAFETFLTFQKTSPFVTRDADAAFHVHPLVASTLLERHPARVEALLAPVATAYVTAGEYQRAAEIHLARGDQTAAAEILERIEVIEDEGPSIAYACVLAALARAVVLRYPRVWSVTALMRTFTVDARLLLEEVEAIWSRLPSDAPPIVRIYLYVFRVLMRSYVGEFESALALVDEFRAQIAAPDVPSTRMHGWLLYLRSLMTARLGRTREAERDLEAAWPFVKAMHIMASGTLLTLGADIARVRGDRATEKERIDRAIEHVRKTSFSNFIAFDEAEATFGAWLAADEADYTQHAFALEVEVEREGVRGFAFFSACVRGHERSPQQADHVKWVACGYLIKAANADDAATALRCADLAREAAASYRAPFMQVLAALAVAELNPSRRRALHAEAAAFGARIDAPELHAAIASIARGEVGGFLAPFVKRYRREGADASRTGIAVELVTGRVLRNGEAVTLAEREHALLTAVAMRPDAVSRERLTDLLWPDLSESAARNAFHVCLHRLKARLGNENAVVRTRDGYRLGNDVRVDLWDIDRSVGMLRTAGGVDRQQAVALRGLYDRLRAQRPAKFDSWEWFEPTERHLRELRCEVAQALAKHAFDQGRTQDALALCHEMIAYDPCDEPAREIAIRAYLEAGDRAAALRHFRQYRDVLMAELQCEPSDSLAQLVGATA
- a CDS encoding SDR family NAD(P)-dependent oxidoreductase, whose translation is MLFDGDAIVLAGGTGRVGKATLAALVREGARVLVLSRSLESARTAIDAVLDGDERAAAIPFVADLNAPEQAAAAIAGCVERFGRIDAAVSLAGDARTSRLVESTLDDLRHNLAAFAETAYNFSIPALRAMLAQPYRDGARSRGRIVVVTAGSSRDPAPGRGLFGAAKAAVNILMRAIAREHKADGIVANAVVLGGVQTPETRPYYSEDDFKAAATPQEVADVLAFLASDRGTGINGELVDLNARETD
- a CDS encoding DNA-3-methyladenine glycosylase I — encoded protein: MPIRCAWATDPLDVIYHDGEWGVPVHDDLRLFEFLILEGAQAGLSWNTILRKRDAYRAAYRGFDPANVARFGDRDVARLMNDAGIVRNAAKVRWSIANAKAFLAVQRECGSFDAYLWSFVDGTPIVNRPRTRDEVPARTELSDRISKDLRKRGFGFVGSSIVYALLQAVGVVDDHSADCFRAAAPAGKKRVTHALRR